The following coding sequences are from one Epinephelus fuscoguttatus linkage group LG5, E.fuscoguttatus.final_Chr_v1 window:
- the LOC125888883 gene encoding guanylate cyclase soluble subunit beta-2-like: protein MIWTGEPLHQKRSSISFSMHRSHWETIRGLVRFGKGKLLRGFEPVYPTTLQIDLKTFCHAFPFHIVFDEQLVVHQIGVKLQRIVPGLQTMSIHLDLYFSIVHPEVTFTISSIRKFINSHFVLQTRRDMMPEAWKDRPMLQLRGQMIWMPSLDCMLYQASPLLRSLQELKERDMHISDIAPHDVTRDLILLNQQRLAEIELSNQLERKKEELRLLSQHLEEERRKTENLLYAMLPKHVANQLKEGKAVEAGEFKECTILFSDVVTFTNICSLCEPIQIILMLNSMYLRFDRLTTVHNVYKVETIGDAYMVVGGVPIPVSSHAERVANFALGMILAAREVINPVTGGPIKIRVGLHSGPVLAGVVGEKMPRYCLFGDTVNTASRMESHGLPDKIHLSPAVYQALKNKSFVIQKRGEIEVKGKGRMTTYFLERNIGVSEWQIMGLSDMETGAGQQDRQMSYQPSLHRPAFQRQHGDDLFLIPMKYEDSLSEPPPSSHRSEPQTGSAIKPQDSESYGSLHTEDQSEDGGLDQLKDTDEYDQTEAKNNMDSLDSISHVDTEEQQLITGAMKTNNQSKHTRTRFCVVL, encoded by the exons ATGATCTGGACTGGAGAG CCACTTCATCAAAAGAGATCCAGTATCAGTTTCTCAATGCACAGGAGTCACTGGGAGACAATCAGGGGGCTGGTTCGTTTTGGGAAAG GTAAACTGTTGAGGGGTTTTGAGCCAGTGTATCCTACAACTCTTCAAATTGATCTGAAGACTTTCTGCCATGCTTTCCCTTTCCATATAGTCTTCGACGAACAG CTGGTGGTGCACCAGATAGGGGTGAAGCTCCAGAGGATCGTCCCCGGGCTCCAGACAATGAGCATTCATCTGGACCTTTACTTCAGCATTGTGCATCCTGAAGTCACCTTCACCATCTCCAGCATCAGGAAGTTCATCAACAGTCACTTTGTCCTGCAGACGCGCAGGGACATGATGCCTGAAGCATGGAAGGACAGGCCCATGCTGCAGCTCAGAG GTCAGATGATCTGGATGCCTTCTCTGGACTGTATGCTTTATCAAGCCTCTCCTCTGCTGAGAAGCCTCCAGGAGCTGAAGGAGAGGGACATGCACATTTCTGACATCGCACCTCACGACGTCACCCGTGACCTCATCCTGCTCAATCAGCAGCGATTGGCAGAAATTGAGCTGTCCAATCAgttagagaggaagaaagaggagcTCCGCCTCCTGTCTCAACacctggaggaagagaggaggaagacggaGAACTTGCTGTACGCTATGTTGCCCAAGCATGTAGCCAACCAGCTGAAGGAGGGCAAAGCAGTAGAAGCAG GAGAATTTAAAGAGTGCACCATACTGTTCAGTGATGTGGTTACCTTCACTAATATCTGCTCCCTGTGTGAACCAATCCAAATCATCCTTATGCTTAACTCCATGTACCTCCGATTCGACCGACTCACAACTGTGCACAATGTTTACAAG GTGGAGACAATAGGGGACGCCTATATGGTGGTGGGTGGGGTGCCCATACCTGTCTCCAGCCACGCTGAGAGGGTGGCCAACTTTGCCCTGGGTATGATCTTGGCTGCCAGGGAGGTTATCAACCCGGTGACAGGAGGACCCATTAAG ATCCGTGTGGGTCTCCACAGTGGTCCTGTACTGGCAGGTGTAGTTGGGGAGAAGATGCCTCGTTACTGTCTGTTTGGAGACACAGTCAACACTGCGTCTCGCATGGAGAGTCACGGCCTCCCTGACAAGATCCATCTGAGCCCAGCTGTCTACCA GGCTTTGaagaataaaagctttgttaTCCAGAAGCGAGGGGAGATCGAGGTGAAGGGGAAGGGCAGAATGACCACTTACTTTCTTGAAAGGAACATAGGAGTCAGCGAGTGGCAGATTATGGGTCTCTCAGACATGGAGACAGGGGCTGGACAGCAGGACAGGCAGATGAGCTACCAGCCAAGTCTCCACAGACCAG CTTTTCAGAGGCAGCACGGGGACGACCTTTTCTTGATCCCTATGAAATATGAAGACAGCCTGAGTGAACCCCCACCATCATCACATAGGTCTGAACCCCAGACCGGCTCAGCCATCAAGCCCCAGGACTCAGAGAGCTACGGAAGCCTGCACACTGAAGATCAATCAGAGGATGGAGGTCTAGACCAGTTAAAGGATACAGATGAATATGACCAAACAGAGGCAAAAAATAACATGGACAGCTTAGACAGCATCAGCCATGTGGACACAGAGGAACAGCAGCTGATTACCGGTGCCATGAAAACCAACAATCAAAGCAAACACACCCGGACCAGGTTCTGTGTCGTCCTGTGA